One window of Atribacter laminatus genomic DNA carries:
- a CDS encoding glycoside hydrolase family 172 protein produces the protein MEKFGTSFLDDLTKLRNFKSKRISSWDRTGKNYDWLHMKPHSTYTIAEIEGPGCIKHFYMIPFSLELFYYRKTILRIFWDGESQPSVEVPLGDFFGIGNCLPRYFTSLLLTVNPGDPNLGTQGINSYFPMPFRKSARIEIINESDIPFDCIWYHIDYQLYEEIDDVAYFHAQFRRESPTITKGEAEFSKNEPLWEGINDTGKDNYVFLDTEGNGQIVGVFFNVDNIAGKWWGEGDDMIFIDGEVWPPSFHGTGTEEIFGGGACPADEYAGPYTGFPLISNKNFSRKSSMYRWYIPDPIRFYKSIRMTIEHGHANNYENDYSSVVYWYQEEPHKNFPTFPSANERIPFLIPGEQEVAEKHMNMCIDFYKKAKTLQGEPQGSFPQKQCTIYILPKIGMVRDAFFQGKYDYALKELKELHDYVRQL, from the coding sequence ATGGAAAAATTTGGGACTTCTTTTTTAGATGATTTAACAAAATTACGGAATTTTAAAAGTAAAAGAATTTCCAGCTGGGATAGAACAGGCAAGAACTATGACTGGCTCCACATGAAGCCACATTCAACATATACGATTGCCGAAATTGAAGGACCAGGTTGCATCAAACATTTCTATATGATTCCATTTTCTTTAGAATTGTTTTATTACCGGAAAACTATATTAAGAATATTTTGGGACGGAGAAAGCCAGCCGAGTGTTGAAGTGCCCCTTGGAGATTTTTTTGGAATTGGGAATTGTTTACCTCGGTATTTCACATCGCTTTTATTGACGGTTAATCCAGGTGATCCCAACCTTGGTACTCAAGGAATAAATAGTTATTTTCCTATGCCTTTTAGAAAGTCAGCCCGTATTGAAATAATTAACGAATCAGACATACCCTTTGATTGTATTTGGTATCATATCGACTATCAATTGTATGAAGAGATTGATGATGTAGCATATTTCCACGCTCAATTTCGTAGAGAAAGTCCAACAATTACAAAAGGTGAAGCGGAGTTTAGTAAAAATGAACCATTATGGGAAGGGATAAATGATACAGGGAAAGATAACTATGTTTTTTTGGATACCGAGGGAAATGGGCAAATAGTCGGCGTATTTTTTAATGTTGATAATATAGCAGGAAAATGGTGGGGTGAAGGTGATGATATGATTTTTATTGACGGTGAAGTATGGCCTCCCTCATTCCACGGAACTGGAACTGAAGAGATATTTGGCGGTGGAGCCTGTCCAGCAGACGAATATGCCGGTCCATACACGGGGTTCCCACTAATTAGTAATAAAAATTTCTCCCGAAAAAGTTCCATGTATCGGTGGTATATACCCGATCCAATTCGATTCTATAAATCTATCCGTATGACAATTGAACATGGCCATGCAAATAACTACGAAAATGATTATTCAAGTGTTGTTTATTGGTATCAAGAAGAACCACACAAAAACTTTCCAACTTTCCCATCGGCAAATGAAAGGATTCCTTTTTTAATTCCAGGCGAACAAGAAGTAGCCGAAAAACACATGAATATGTGTATCGATTTTTATAAAAAAGCTAAAACTCTTCAAGGAGAACCCCAAGGAAGTTTTCCACAAAAACAATGTACGATTTACATACTTCCAAAAATTGGGATGGTTCGTGATGCCTTTTTCCAAGGGAAATATGATTATGCCCTCAAAGAATTGAAAGAGCTACATGATTATGTAAGGCAATTATAA
- a CDS encoding extracellular solute-binding protein codes for MKLTIKLFVIIMMLIAVIGVSYAQEKVTIDVYGVQWLPGHLEEMPKIIAKFNETHPNIRINYIQGQWAALKTMMTTGAAAGNLPDLINLETSTAMEFGERGALVDLNEFLTDEIRAQLLPTAIEGGLDFNEEHVWYLGDEWEVNSLVYYNAGLLKDSGIEPPARDQIWSYEQGREAMKKVTDPAFDRWGLMQNVTMDVQEWFIPALWCWGSDIFVKEGDNWRVKFGQEAVDVLKFFNDLVVVDKSLSSETAGISTEGMVSRFIDGKLGFVSWGPWFWDLVDRAAGEDLEWGVMHPWNEKKTVTQVEATGYAMAANTKHKKEAWEVLWFLMTDETKKPYNKKGRMFPTSKVLIEDPMFQTQDDFMDVQLLAAQSGRQQTKHPVFEGLHKEVMIPFVGMMFNGEMTPEQVAQVIENEGNYLIQEMQGR; via the coding sequence GTGAAGCTTACTATTAAACTATTCGTAATTATTATGATGTTGATTGCAGTAATTGGTGTTAGTTATGCTCAGGAAAAGGTGACCATCGATGTTTATGGTGTTCAATGGTTGCCTGGTCATTTAGAAGAAATGCCCAAAATTATTGCTAAATTTAATGAAACCCATCCTAATATCAGAATAAATTACATCCAAGGACAGTGGGCAGCTCTTAAAACTATGATGACTACTGGAGCAGCGGCTGGAAATTTACCAGACCTTATTAACTTAGAGACTTCGACAGCTATGGAATTTGGAGAAAGAGGAGCTCTGGTTGATTTGAATGAATTTTTAACCGACGAAATAAGAGCTCAACTTCTTCCAACTGCTATTGAAGGAGGTTTGGATTTTAACGAAGAACATGTTTGGTATCTTGGTGATGAATGGGAAGTAAATAGTTTAGTTTATTACAATGCTGGTCTTCTTAAAGATTCTGGTATTGAACCACCGGCACGAGATCAAATTTGGAGTTACGAACAGGGCCGAGAAGCCATGAAAAAAGTTACAGATCCAGCCTTTGATCGTTGGGGACTTATGCAAAATGTAACTATGGATGTTCAAGAATGGTTCATTCCAGCCCTTTGGTGTTGGGGATCGGATATTTTTGTTAAGGAAGGTGACAATTGGCGAGTAAAATTTGGACAAGAGGCTGTAGATGTTTTGAAATTCTTTAATGATCTTGTTGTTGTTGATAAAAGTCTTTCTTCTGAAACTGCCGGAATATCTACTGAAGGAATGGTATCCCGATTCATTGATGGTAAACTGGGATTTGTTAGTTGGGGTCCATGGTTTTGGGATTTAGTTGACCGTGCAGCTGGTGAAGACCTTGAATGGGGTGTTATGCATCCTTGGAATGAAAAGAAAACCGTAACCCAGGTTGAAGCAACTGGATATGCTATGGCAGCCAATACTAAACATAAAAAAGAAGCTTGGGAAGTTCTTTGGTTTTTAATGACTGATGAAACCAAGAAACCATACAATAAAAAAGGCAGAATGTTCCCAACCAGTAAAGTGCTCATTGAAGACCCAATGTTCCAAACTCAAGATGATTTTATGGATGTTCAATTGTTAGCCGCACAAAGTGGGAGACAACAGACAAAACACCCAGTGTTCGAAGGTCTTCATAAAGAGGTTATGATTCCGTTTGTCGGCATGATGTTCAATGGTGAAATGACACCTGAACAAGTAGCACAAGTAATTGAAAATGAAGGGAATTATCTCATTCAAGAAATGCAAGGAAGATAA
- a CDS encoding carbohydrate ABC transporter permease: MGDKKTVSLAQSNVRFCWYALTPAMIVILAVIAFPLLYALYISFTDMNFMRVEYSWIGLSNYQRLFFGDLFFWPSVFTTIKWVIGTTFIPYVIGLVIALLLNQKFHGNTFFRVVIIIPWVVPNVIAAYMWERLYDTSYGAVNYILSVFSGKEVTLPWLSSPSLALYALMGIMIWRNIPFMSVMLLAALKTIPKELYEASTIDGAGILQQFRYITLPQIKSVSGVSLLLMLIWMFNHFDIPYVLLKGGPGTTSRLLPINTYVTALNQLRLGYGSASGVILMLIILVLCGLYLRTILRQDG, from the coding sequence ATGGGAGATAAAAAAACAGTTTCTTTAGCGCAAAGTAATGTTAGATTTTGTTGGTATGCATTAACACCTGCAATGATTGTCATTTTAGCAGTGATCGCCTTTCCACTTTTATATGCACTTTATATTAGTTTTACTGACATGAATTTTATGAGAGTTGAATACAGTTGGATAGGTCTTAGCAACTATCAAAGATTATTTTTTGGGGATTTATTTTTTTGGCCCTCAGTATTTACAACTATTAAGTGGGTAATTGGTACTACATTTATTCCTTATGTTATTGGATTAGTCATCGCTCTTTTATTGAATCAGAAATTCCATGGAAATACTTTTTTTAGAGTGGTCATTATTATTCCATGGGTAGTCCCTAACGTTATTGCAGCTTATATGTGGGAAAGGCTCTATGATACTTCTTATGGCGCGGTGAATTATATTTTAAGTGTTTTTTCTGGGAAAGAGGTTACCCTTCCCTGGCTATCATCTCCAAGTTTGGCTCTTTACGCCCTTATGGGTATCATGATCTGGAGAAACATTCCCTTTATGTCAGTTATGTTATTAGCAGCCTTAAAAACTATACCAAAAGAACTCTATGAAGCATCCACAATTGATGGTGCTGGAATTTTACAACAGTTTCGCTATATTACTCTCCCCCAAATAAAAAGTGTCAGTGGTGTAAGTCTTCTTTTGATGTTAATCTGGATGTTCAATCATTTTGATATTCCATATGTTCTTTTGAAAGGGGGACCTGGAACAACTTCTAGATTATTACCCATTAATACTTATGTAACCGCACTGAATCAACTCCGGCTTGGGTATGGAAGTGCTTCAGGAGTAATTTTAATGCTCATTATCTTAGTTTTGTGCGGTTTGTATTTAAGAACAATTTTACGACAGGATGGGTGA
- a CDS encoding carbohydrate ABC transporter permease — MRKRKWLRELLIIIAISLISFYILLPIAEMVSLSFRPPEEMRLYKGLVKIPENPTLSNYKWVFTYSIFPRNIFNTILVGGIVALVGIGITVFTAYSISRFKYKALGPISIFLLVLQMFPAVLLLIPIYLIWSRLQLTDSYIALVLTYCTFVIPFCVWMLKSYFQGIPQDLEEAAMIDGCTRMQAITKIILPVLSPGIIAVALFSFVLAWQEFLYASVLIRTNEMATVVPAIYMYAGTSRTEWSIIAAESVLAIIPVAILFVYLQKHLVAGLTAGAVKG; from the coding sequence ATGCGTAAAAGAAAATGGCTTAGGGAGTTATTAATTATTATTGCAATTAGCTTGATTTCTTTTTATATTCTCCTTCCCATAGCAGAGATGGTATCCTTATCATTTAGACCCCCTGAAGAGATGAGGTTGTATAAAGGTTTAGTAAAAATACCAGAGAATCCGACATTATCGAATTATAAATGGGTGTTTACTTATAGTATCTTCCCCCGAAATATATTTAATACGATCTTAGTGGGTGGAATTGTAGCCTTAGTTGGAATAGGAATAACGGTTTTTACTGCTTATAGCATATCTCGATTTAAGTATAAAGCTTTAGGTCCAATATCAATTTTTTTGTTGGTCCTCCAGATGTTTCCCGCTGTTTTATTACTTATCCCAATTTATCTTATTTGGTCACGGCTTCAATTAACCGATTCCTATATTGCGCTAGTTCTTACCTATTGTACTTTTGTAATTCCCTTTTGTGTTTGGATGCTCAAGTCTTATTTTCAAGGAATTCCACAAGACCTTGAAGAGGCGGCAATGATTGATGGTTGCACGAGGATGCAAGCCATTACGAAAATAATTTTACCTGTTCTTTCTCCAGGAATCATAGCAGTTGCATTATTTTCTTTTGTTCTTGCTTGGCAAGAGTTTCTTTATGCCTCAGTATTAATTCGAACCAACGAAATGGCAACGGTTGTTCCGGCAATTTATATGTATGCTGGAACCAGCCGAACAGAATGGTCGATCATTGCTGCTGAATCGGTATTAGCTATTATTCCAGTGGCAATTCTTTTTGTTTATCTTCAGAAACATTTAGTTGCCGGATTAACAGCAGGTGCTGTTAAAGGATGA
- a CDS encoding glycoside hydrolase family 172 protein — protein MLGSSLRDLPKLRNCIRKRESSWDRTGGNDDRVYIKPGEKKLITDITGIGCITHIWMTAQCEEQYFLRKILLRAWWDQEESPSIEVPLGDFFGMGHAKTKNYVSLPLSMGPQNGKAFNCFFPMPFFKEAKIEIDNGCSQNELILYYFVDYEIYSTQEELGEVGLFHACWHRDNPCQGIKHSPETWHKPGFTGYNLDGKNNYIILDAAGRGQYVGCNLNIENLGKPLEWNYYGEGDDMIFIDGEKWPPSLHGTGTEDYFNLAWSPNQEYYAPNHGILLKGGNNWSGKITYYRFHIEDPICFQKSIRVTIEHGHANDRSDDYSSTAYWYQTEPHQPFSPMLSVVQRLPMEIEEL, from the coding sequence ATGCTGGGATCTTCCCTTCGTGATTTGCCAAAATTAAGGAATTGCATTAGAAAGAGAGAGTCGAGTTGGGATAGAACAGGAGGAAATGATGACCGAGTATATATAAAACCCGGCGAAAAGAAATTGATTACTGATATAACCGGTATTGGTTGCATAACTCACATTTGGATGACTGCTCAATGTGAGGAGCAATATTTCCTAAGAAAAATTTTGCTGCGAGCCTGGTGGGATCAAGAAGAGAGCCCGAGTATAGAAGTTCCACTTGGTGATTTTTTTGGAATGGGGCACGCTAAAACCAAAAATTATGTTTCTTTGCCATTGAGCATGGGGCCGCAAAATGGTAAAGCCTTTAATTGTTTTTTTCCAATGCCATTTTTCAAAGAAGCAAAAATTGAAATAGATAACGGATGTTCTCAAAATGAACTCATCCTTTATTATTTTGTTGATTATGAGATTTATTCTACTCAAGAAGAATTAGGTGAAGTTGGTTTATTTCATGCTTGTTGGCATCGAGATAATCCATGTCAAGGTATCAAGCATTCTCCAGAAACTTGGCATAAACCTGGTTTTACTGGCTATAACTTAGATGGGAAAAACAATTATATCATTCTTGATGCTGCAGGTAGGGGTCAATATGTAGGATGTAATTTAAATATAGAGAATCTTGGGAAGCCTCTCGAGTGGAATTATTACGGCGAGGGGGACGACATGATCTTTATTGACGGTGAAAAATGGCCGCCCTCTCTTCATGGTACCGGAACTGAAGATTATTTCAATCTGGCTTGGAGTCCAAATCAAGAATATTACGCTCCCAATCACGGAATATTATTAAAAGGTGGTAACAATTGGTCGGGGAAGATTACTTATTATCGATTTCATATTGAAGATCCAATTTGTTTCCAGAAATCAATTCGAGTTACGATTGAGCATGGCCATGCCAACGATCGATCTGATGATTATTCCAGTACCGCTTACTGGTATCAAACCGAACCACATCAACCTTTTTCTCCCATGTTATCAGTTGTACAAAGACTTCCGATGGAAATTGAAGAATTATAG